Genomic DNA from Gossypium hirsutum isolate 1008001.06 chromosome A01, Gossypium_hirsutum_v2.1, whole genome shotgun sequence:
AGGGAGCTTTTGGTGCTCCTAAGCTTTTACGACCCTTCTCGGAAATCATGGATTCTTTGGAGCTGAGAGACCCTTTTATTAGGAATTGGGTGGACCTTTTAGCTTTCTTGCTTGCTGGGGTGAAATCCAATGGTATACTCTCAGCAGAGATGGTAACTATAAGGATATCCAAGTGTTTCTTTTCATGCTTATAAGGTGAAATGCTATGAATATACATACACTACTTTGAAACTTAACATTGTCAAGTTTTACTTCCAATTTTTCAGGTTTATATGTTTGCAGAATGGTACAAACCTGGTTGTACTCTAGAGTATCCACTTAATGGAAGTGGAGCCATTATTGACGCTCTTGTTCGAGGAATACAAAAGTTTGGAGGACGGATATCTCTAGGAAGTCATGTGGAAAAGATCATCGTTGAGAACGGTAAGGCTACTGGAGTTAAGCTGAAAGGTGGTCAGGTAAATATATAGTCTGAACATAGACAATTGACTTAAGCAAATGTTGTCTGCTTGAAATGCTATTGACTGAAAAAAAATGTATATGCTGCAGTTTATACGTGCTAAAATGGCTATTGTGAGCAATGCCTCCATGTGGGATACTTTAAACCTGCTACCGAAGGATAAACTTCCAAAGTCGTACATAGACAGGGTTAAAACAACACCACAAtgtgaatcattcatgcatctcCATCTAGGCTTTGACGCTGAGGTACCAAAATATTAGTAACTGGTAACTCAGTTTTCTAATTACTCAAATGTTGTGCATCCATATATGTTATTGACGTCTTTTTAAGCACCATAATGAGCAGGATGTACGTGAGGATTTGGGGATTCATCATATTGTTGTTAATGAATGGGAAAGAGGAGTTGATGCTGATCAGAATGTTGTTTTAATATCTGTACCTAGTGTACTTAGTCCGAATCTTGCACCACCAGGGAAGCATGTTTTGCACGCTTATACACCAGGAACTGAACCATTTGAATTGTGGGAGGGACTCGATCGTAGAAGTGCAGAATACAAAAAGCTTAAAGCTGAACGATCGGAGGTAAATTATATTTGCTTTCTAATGTTTTTGACAAAGCCATAGCTTGAAAACTCAAAGCTCAAAAGTTAATGCTTCATAAACCAGGTAATGTGGAAAGCTGTTGAACGAGCACTTGGCTCTGATTTCAACCGTGACAAGTGTGAGGTGAAACTGGTTGGAACTCCGTTGACACATCAAAGGTTTTTACGAAGGAACAGAGGAACTTATGGACCAGCTATTCAAGCTGGTCAAGGCACTTTTCCAGGACATTCGACCCCCATTCCGCAGCTTTATTGTTGCGGAGATTCTACTTTTCCTGGCATTGGAGTCCCTGCAGTTGCTGCTAGTGGTGCCATTGTTGCCAATTCTCTGGTCTCAGTTTCTCAACACTCCCAACTTCTTGATGCCATTGGAATTTGAATGCAATGGGTGACTTCATCTTATTTTCGTATAAATTCTTTTACCATTTTGAATATTGATTATAACCCTACTCATTAATGTAAATTAGAGT
This window encodes:
- the LOC107925337 gene encoding prolycopene isomerase, chloroplastic yields the protein MELGSPKHLGRNWNDVASLFSRNHECLFFQLSHLTQHFLVAALKLLSTIMELGLPLFPGIKFPTSRNTVLARSSPNNLSQFSSNASSSTSISVKPPTKTVPGKPEADVVVIGSGIGGLCCAGLLARYNQDVLVLESHDLPGGAAHSFEIKGYKFDSGPSLFSGFQSRGPQANPLAQVLDALGESIPCAKYDSWMVYIPEAEFLSRIGPTEFLKDLEKHASRNAVQEWKKLLEAILPLSAAAMALPPLSIRGDLGVISTAAARYAPSLLKSFVEMGPQGAFGAPKLLRPFSEIMDSLELRDPFIRNWVDLLAFLLAGVKSNGILSAEMVYMFAEWYKPGCTLEYPLNGSGAIIDALVRGIQKFGGRISLGSHVEKIIVENGKATGVKLKGGQFIRAKMAIVSNASMWDTLNLLPKDKLPKSYIDRVKTTPQCESFMHLHLGFDAEDVREDLGIHHIVVNEWERGVDADQNVVLISVPSVLSPNLAPPGKHVLHAYTPGTEPFELWEGLDRRSAEYKKLKAERSEVMWKAVERALGSDFNRDKCEVKLVGTPLTHQRFLRRNRGTYGPAIQAGQGTFPGHSTPIPQLYCCGDSTFPGIGVPAVAASGAIVANSLVSVSQHSQLLDAIGI